The DNA window GTCACAAACTAGAGCAGCTGCTGACCTGAGACTTTATGGTGTTTCCTGTGCCATTTTATTGTGCACACAAggttgttttccactgcagcaaCTTGTGGATCGTTTTTAGGGCAGTCCAAACCTTTGTGCCTGTATGTTTTGTCTAGACTGTTTAAATTAGCCAGTCTCTTAAAACCTTGCAAAGTACTGTATGACTGACTCAGTGTGTGTTACTCACAGGGTAGGCTGGTCTTCCAAACCCAGAGCCAGATGCTGCAGGGCTGACAGCTCTCCCATCAGCTGGACTGGTGAGGACCctcctgcagcaggaggaggcaTCAGCTGCCCACTCAGGTAGTCacccagcagctacacacacacagacagtaacAGTTAGATGGAAACTAGATCAGTGGTTGACAAGTCCTGTTGTTCCTGGCCGCTCTGTAGTCATCTTGTCACCTGCTGATAGTGGAAATCCACATAGAGGTCATTGCTGTAGGACAGAGGGCTCTTCCAGTTCACTCTCCTCAGGGACAAGGAGATAGATCCACCGTCCAACAGGAAGTCAAACAGGTACTCTTCAGCATGGAGAGGACGCACCATTCCATCTGGAATACAGGGAGCAGAGCTGTTAGGAGTTCTGGGACACTGATCTGTTGTGTCACGTAACCATCTGGCTCTCTTTGCTCAAAGATGACTGAAAAAGCCTAATTGGATACTTTGTTTCATGTGGCCTTGTTCTGCATGGCTTCtttgtgtggaaaaataaatataaagtctctttacagcagcaggatgtGCTGGAAAGTATAGtattacagtattttaaaaCTGATGAGAACAAATCTGACATTCCGCCTTCAAATTCCTTGTCTgaagttaccatggtgatccagGAGAAAGAGCCATCTTCATGATAGTGAAAACTTTGACTTGAAGCTCAATATTTCTTGATAACCCACTCATTGGCTTTGTAGACATTTATCTGATGTCAGTTGTGAGACTTGTCTAAGGTCCAATCATTCCCATGTTCCTCTTCCTTCCACTTTAATCGGTGATGTCTTTTTGTCCCTCTATGCTTGCACAACCATGGCCCCAGTTCTGTCCTTCTGGGCTGTTAAAACCACCCAGGATCCCTTGTGTTCTTGCACCTACATCAGCTGGATCCTTGCATATCTTACCTAAAGCTTAATGAAATGGTGTGCATTCCTAAACATTTCCAGAATAGCAGACCACCAGCACAACTTAGGCATTTGCAACCAACCTGTTCTGGTTTGTTCTCGTTTTGATTCATCCCTTGTCCTctattctcctcctcctttttgaTCTCATTTCTCTCAGTGTGTGGCTGAAGGCTTGGCTAGTTTCACTGCAGCTGACTGACGCACCAGCAAATCATCTCACCTCATCAAGACTTCCATAACACCCGGGCTTCTCCTGCTCTCCAGTCCCAGATTGTTCTGCCACTATGGTACAACCACAGCAACTCTCCGGCCACCTCCACTGCAACACGCTTAGCTTTTGTCTTTAGAGCTTCTTGTTTGCTACTCTGCTGATCTCTTGGGATCCAATGCGTAAATCCTCCGGTGTGCTTTACCATCAGCACAGTCTTTGTGTCCAGCCAACTTCCCTTCCTCACACACATTACACTGCCTCCAGCTGATCACCTCTAGCTAGCCCTCAGCCACCTCTGTTCACCTTTAAAGACTGATCATTTAATAAATCCACCAGTTCTACTACAACTTTGTGTACTGCTTCTGAGTCTAGAAGAAAAACCCAAACTTCACACAACCTTCTGGTCCACACACTTTGGGTCATTTACCAAAAATGTGCTGGGGAGTACGACAACCTGTTAATCTGCATAGTCTGGATTTTCACATCTGTCTTATTGCCTTTAGGCGGTTtgtagcaaaaaacaaacaaacaaacaaaaaccctaTGAAATCTTTGCTGAGTGCAGCTCCAATGTCTGAGGAGGATATAAGAAACTGGCACACAGCTCCAGCAACGACAGTTTAAATTTTTAGCAATCCTAGGAATTGGGCTTCTTGTCGGGAGTCTTTGAGATGTTTAacttctcatccaagaggcttcttcaattCTCGGTTCAGAACTGAGAACGACTCACTTTTGAGTTCTCTGTGAATCTACAGAGACAACCTTCCCAATGCTACACACTAAGATGCTCTTTGGGAGACAGAAATTGTGTCACGAAAGATGCCAAGTGAAGCATCTGTACCTGCTCCAATGCTGTGCACAGTTCTTACAGAAGTGGAAGAAATACTCAACTCAGAAAAAGTAAATGTACAAAGCAATAATCAACACTTACTTTGCTTTCTGTGACAGTCAGTATTGGTGTGATTTACCTTTACGTCTGGAGGCGAGGACGCAGAACTCCGTGAGTTCTTTGAAATCTGAGATGCCCATTTCTTTACATAACTCTGTTACTGCCTCTCCTACAATCTAGAGGAAGGAAAATAAAGCCATGGagatatttgatgaaataaaaGATTGATGGTTTGATTCATAGATAAGGTTCTGGATATAAATGAATCTTACAGTGAAGCTGCGGATGTTAATGGGGAAGTCCACTCCCCCTGGCAGCTGTACAGGAATAACTTTGGAACCTTTGCCAGCCTAAAGGAAACCAAGGTTTGCTCACAATGAGTTCACATAATGAGATCAACTGCAAATGCAGAGAATAATGACACATAACAGGTAAAATAAACCATGACAAGAATTCTGTTATTAGCTTAAGCTCAACTTGCCAGAAAAGCTTCCATCTCGACATGTGAGGGGATGCAACGGCGACCACCAAAACTGAGAGAGCGCTGGAGGTTATCCTCACACATCTGTGCCAGCTCTGCACACAAAAACGGCTTGctttaaaaatttatttaaaaaaaaaattacacttttcAGCAGTAAAATAACTTTCTTTACCTTGGTATGGGTGTTCATAATCCTCAGAGATTTCATGAAGGTGGTGTGTGACGTAGGGTTGCAGAGTACTTGTGGATATTATGACACTGTATGCTGGCTTTACACAAGTCTGGCCTAAGTCTTCTGTCAGAAAGACTGCAGCTGATCCAGAGATTTTGATGAAGAAATCCTCTTTATTGTATCCAAATAGGAAGCTATATACATCCAGGTATGACAGTGAGTGGAAGATAAGTGAGTATGAGTGTATATGCGTGGGTGTATGTTTATGTATCTGTATACGGTTTCCTATAAAGaacaatgaataaatgtgttacACACCAATGAGCACATCAGGTATAAGTGTGCAATGATAATGACGAATACACGGTCATATAACAGGCCTATCATTATGAACACACAGTTATACAGGCATAGGTTAATAGCAATAAACATGGCTGCAATTGCGCTTAGTGTCCACAAGGGCGCGCCAGAGGGCCGCCAACTGACGACAGAGGTTTCATAACTGCGGCCCTCGTGTTCAATGGCGGACAGAGCGAGGCAAATCAATTAACTTTAGTAGAGAACATAAATGCGCTTTGGCACAGCGAAATCACTCTCTGTAAGGTGGATTTACTTATAACACATAGATAACAAGCATTTGGAATACTTACATaggcatttacacacaaataagcacaaacacacaaaggtcCACGAGATGCGTCTCACGGTTGTGGCTCCCTCTGCGTACTGAATACCTACTGAGCAGTGCGCATGTCATGGGGAGATGAACGTGACGCAATGACGCTGTCTCTTAAAGGCACAGCAGGTAAGAGCAGGGAAATTTGCACAGCCGCCCCCAAATTACGAGAGCTAATTtgttaaaacacacaaagggcCCTGCTGTGCTGTTCTTAGTCCTCTGGCATCTCCGGAAGGGAGATGAGTTTGGCTACCGGACGGGTGTAGatagaccctttaatgtccaCTTCAGCTACGCGGATCCTGCCGTCGTCACTGGGTATCACTTTAGTAACACGTCCTATGGGCCAACGTGCCCTTGGTAGTTGTGGGTCAATAACCATGACCACTTGGTCGGTGGTAAGGTCTGGAGTGGGAGTACACCATTTCCTTCTCTGGTGAAGATTGGGAAGGTAGTTCCTGGTGAACTGGACCCAAAAGTGATCTGCTAGGACCTGGCTATGTTTCCAACGGCGACGTCCTATCAGGTCACTGTTACCATACACAGCTTGTGGCAAGGATGCATCTCGCCGCCCCATAAGCAAGAGATTAGGCGTTATGGGGTCAGGGTCTGCAATATCTGACGTGGCATAACCGAGGGGCTTCGAATTAAGAATGCCTTCAACCTCTATCATCACAGTAAGCAGTACCTCTTCAGGGAGAACTCTGTCCTTAAGCACAACTTGCAGGGCAGCTTTAACAGACTTAATTTCCCTCTCCCAGATGCCTCCAAAATGAGGGGCAAGAGGCGGATTGAATTTAAAGTTGATGGTCTGCTTCGCTAACTGCTCTTTCAGAGCTGGCTCAAGAGCCTCAAATGCTCTCTGCAGTTCCTTGTCTGCACCCTGGAAGTTAGTACCCCGATCACAGAGGATCTCAAATGGTTTACCCCTTCTTGCCACAAAGCGTCGCAAAGCAAGGAGAAATGAGTCCGTGTCCATGCTACACAAAAGGTCGAGATGAACACACCGCGTAGTCAGACATTTAAAGATGACACCCCATCTCTTCTCTTGTCTTCGGCCGATTTTGATAGCGTAGGGTCCAAAACAGTCCACCCCAGTTGACCAATAGGGTGGTTTCTGGAGACGAAGCCGTGAGGCAGGGAGATCTGCCATACGTGGAACGGTGGGTTTGTTGCGCCATCTCTGGCACCCCGTGCAGCTGCGTTGGTACTTCTTCACAGCCTGCCGGCCACGCAGAATCCAGTATGTCCGCCTCATCTCCGCGaacacacggtctggacctggGTGGAGGAGCCGATGGTCGTAATCTTGGATAAGCAGCGGGGTGGCAGAGTGGTCGGGTGCCAAGACGATCGGATGGATAGCATCCTGTAACCCTTCAGCCTTCCTCAACCGACCCCCGACACGTATTAAGCCCAAAGTACTGTCGTACTCTGGACAGAGAGAAAGCAGACGACTGTTAGTATTTAGTGGCTTACCTGCCTGCAGAGCAGTCAACTCTGCAGGGAAGCTGTCCTTCTGCGCCCGCTTGAGAACGTGGACCTCCGTCTCAATGTGATCGGTGGCAGTCATTGGAGGAGCAGCCGCCCCGTGGAGGGACAGATACGTGGCTTGGATCAACTCGTACCAGGATTTATACAGAGTCGGGTCAGGAATTGCTGGCGTAGCAGTCCCAATACTGCCACAGAAGGTCACACGAGTCTCTGGAGTTTGAGCGAAGGTAGAAGTAGGTGTGGCTGGCCATTCACTCGGCGGCTGGGTCAGGAAGTTAGGCCCACACGTCCAGCGGCTGGGTTTAGCTAAGTCTCTGATATGTTTGCCACGAGTGATATCATCGGCAGGATTCTCCTCGGATGGCACGTACCGCCAGGTGTCTGCTCCAACCAGGTCCTGAATCTCAGCGATGCGTGTTCCCACAAACACCTTGTACTGCTGCGACTCTGACTGGATCCAATGGAGGACAGTAGTTGAATCCGTCCACATGGTTGTACTCCTTATAGGCAGTGTCAGCTCAGTCTGTAGGACTTTGGCAAGCTGTGCGCCGGAAAGAGCTGCGCACAACTCTAAGCGGGGAATAGATAACTGTTTCTTGGGTGCTACACGTGATCTTGCCAACACAAAGGAAACTTGTACTGTGTCTATAGCTTTATGCTGGGTCCTAAGGTAGGCAACGGCACCATAGGCTTTCTCTGAGGCATCCGTGTATATATGCAAATCGACCGACGTACTgactgagaggtctgcagtgtAGCATCTGGGGATAGTTATCTGTTGTAGCTGTGATAACTCATTCTCCCAAGTCTGCCAGACAGGGAGCAGTTCATCAGTTATGGGCTCATCCCACCCTCGGCCTTTCTTCCACAGGGCTTGGACCAGCACCTTTGCACGTGTTGTGTAGGGGAGGAGAAAGCCAAGCGGATCGTACTGGCTCGCAAGCACGCGATACACATACCTCAGAGTGGGCTCAGCAGGTGGAATATGTCTGTGTCTGTAACTTAGAGTGTCTGTACTGCAATTCCATTGAAGACCCAGTGTGGACTCCAAAGGGTCCTCCTTATTTGCAGACAACCACAACTCGCAGCTGGTGGACTTTGCTTCAGTGGGCAGGTGAGAAATGACCTCAGGGACATTACAAGACCACTGTCGGATGTCAAAGCCTCCCTTAGAGAGGAGTGCTCTGAGTCGGTCGATGAGTTGCTTAGCCTGGTCTGATGTGGGAAGTGACTGGAGGCAGTTGTCTACATAAAATGCTTGCAGTACAGAATTGACAAGCTCTTCATTACCTTTGCTATGGTCTTGGACATGACGCTGTAGTGCATAAATTGCACAACACGGACTGCATGTCGTGCCGAAGGGTAACACACGCCATTCGTACACATCAGGGCTGCGCTCCCGCTCTCCATCTCTCCACAGGAAGCGCAAAAGCGGCTGGTCTTGAGGAAGGAGACGCACCTGATGGAACATGCTGCGTATATCTCCGCTTATGGCTACAGCATATTCACGGAATCTCAGGAGCACAGCGAGCAGTGAGGCGCCCAGTGTAGGACCAGGAAGGAGGTTATTGTTAAGGCAGGATTCCTGatgcacaaaggagcagttGAATACAACTCGGGGTTTGCTATTATGATAGACGAGATGGTGCGGCAGGAACCACGACTCCGCTGTACTGTGGACTTGTTCTGCACTGATTTTCATTGTGTAACCAGACTCCGCCAGTTTGTGAATTTCCTCATTGTAGACAGAAAGCTGTTCAGGATTGTGTGAGAGACGGCGCTCTGTAGCTCTGAGGAGTGGCATAACAGCATTAGGCAAGGCCTTTAGAATGGGAGAACTCTTTCTACGCAGAAGTGGGACAGCATAGCGACTCACGCCCTCAAGGGTGACCCGAACGCTGTTCTGCTCCAGTTGTTCCAGAGCTGCTTTATCTTCTCCAGAACGTGTAACTTCTTTGGCGGAGCGGAATGGTAGTGTGTCTATTTGCCAGAGTCTCTCCACGTGTTGATGCAGCTCCTCTGCAGGGGACAGTGCCGCTAAGTGAAGACAGCTACTTTCAAGTGGAGGCTGTTGTAGAAAGCTGGCTGGTCCCTGTACTGCCCACCCTAAGGCGGTGCATACAGCTACGGGAC is part of the Acanthochromis polyacanthus isolate Apoly-LR-REF ecotype Palm Island chromosome 19, KAUST_Apoly_ChrSc, whole genome shotgun sequence genome and encodes:
- the LOC127531112 gene encoding unconventional myosin-XV-like, producing MCEDNLQRSLSFGGRRCIPSHVEMEAFLAGKGSKVIPVQLPGGVDFPINIRSFTIVGEAVTELCKEMGISDFKELTEFCVLASRRKDGMVRPLHAEEYLFDFLLDGGSISLSLRRVNWKSPLSYSNDLYVDFHYQQLLGDYLSGQLMPPPAAGGSSPVQLMGELSALQHLALGLEDQPTLPKIKEYLPSQDGLSSKVEEIYSFCQRQITAMESLSPQDAKIRFIEFVSTLPLFGSNTFLAQKVSQSGIPSPCMVSINQEEVLFRHPKTQERVFQIFLTDVQSMRTIAPKKQGKEPAVEINYGNPANPKKVTIHLKQAKQLCHMLALLMES